TCAACCGCGGCGTTTTCCTGCCGATACCATTGCAGCTCGTTGTTTCCCCAACCGGGAATGCCGTAAGCCGTGCCGTCACCGAGCTGAAATTCCCATTTGCTTTGATCGACGGCAGCGCCGTTAAACTCGTCGGCCCAAACGAGCCGCCAATTCTGCGCCGTTGCGGGCGAGGCAAGGCAAAAGATTGTTAACAAGCTGATCAAAAAAGCGGATGGCTTTTTTTTGAATGTGAAAACGAGCATAAGAGCCTCATGAAAGACCCAACTGATAGAAACAATGCAACGAGTTTTTTTATTGGTGTCCGTTGCGTTGTTTCCATCCGCGGGGAATTTTGTTAAAATACGATTTTCAAATCAGAAGCTTGTTCGACCTCCACAACCAAGCCCCAACTGGAATTCCATACTCCGCCCATTTCACCCATCCCGGCTCCTGCCAGAGGCCGGATTGAACATAACTTTCCAAAACCCAATACGAAAGAAAAACTGTGGCGCTGAGCAGCCAAAGCGGTGTGATCAGGCTCTGATATAACGTAACGCGATTTTCAAATTGCAGACATAAAAACGGCAGCAGCCAAATCAAATACCACGGCTGCAAAGTCGGCGACAAGAGGAAAAACGCGCTGAGCATGACGATAAAAACCGCAATCCCATCCACTTCCGAAATTCCGAATTTAAAGGTTCGCCACAACAAACGGACATAAACGAACATAAAAACGCCGCCACAGATGGCTTTCGAGATGATCAAGGCCAAATCGATGCGCCGGGTGGTGAGCGCCTCAATGGTGACATCCCAATGGGGTGGAATCATCAACGACTTGACCAGCCCATCCGGCAACAGGAAATGAACGGCGGAAAAGATGAGCGAAAAAAATCCGTCGTTGAAGCGCCATTTGTCGGAATAAACCTGCAAGCCCGACCACAGCTTTTCTCCCGCTGCAGCAAACGGAGCATAACTAACGGCTATAATGAGAATGAATAAGGCCGCGAGCTGCCAGGCTTGTTTTAAATTCAAATCCTTCCACGCCGCCAAAAGAATAAAAGGCAAAAAGAGCACGGCGAAAAATTTGATCAGAAAGCTCAGCGCCAGAAAAATAGTGGCAAAAAAATACTTTTGTTGCAAGAGAAAAATGAGGGCGAAAACCAGCGTGAGCGCGCCGGCGCCGTCGGTGTGGCCGCTGCCGGCAATTTCGACAATTGGCAGCGGATGCCAGGCATAAAGAATCGCCCAGCGCGGATCAAGTTTCACCTGTTCGAGCAGGCGAAAAAGAACGAGCACGAGACATAAATCAGCCAGCACGAAGATGAGTTTCAATCCGATAAAAGATTGAAGATCAAAAAGCTGGCCTATCTTCCGGCCTGTCCAAAACAAAAGCTGCAAAAACGGCGGGTAGACACTGTGAACGTTTTTGTGATCCATCTTCGGATAGATCGTCGCGTCGCGAAACCCGGCCAGCTCCTCGGCCTCCGGCGGGAACGAGTAAGGATTAACGCCGTGATCGACGAGTTGCGCATCCCACAGATAACGATAAACATCGTTCGAGAGCCAGGGCGATTGCCCCAGCAGCGCCAGGCGGAAGAGAACCGCGCCAGCAAAAATAACGAGCAGGGCAATTCGCTTGTCGCGGCGATTCGGCGCGGCCGCTTTGACCGTCATTGCCGCGGCGAGCAGCAACACAAACAGCGCGGCGAGCAGCACAAAAAAATGGCGCAAAATTTCCGTGATGCGATCCGGCGCGTTGGCGATGCCGAGACGGCTGAGAAAAAGATAAAGCACAAACGAAACACTGCCGATGAAAGCCAATATGAGATTGGAGTATTGGCCGAGTTTTGCAAAAAGATTTCGGAATAACATTCGAAGTCGGATACTCGCAAAGGTATTCAGTGTAGATAAACTTCATGTCATTCCGTGAGAATGTTCAAATGCGTTTATACACCCATCTTAATGAAAAAGGGTTTCGTAGTAGTGCCTTCAGGCACCGATCCTGAAGGGTCTACTACTAAAGCTTATCTTCGTGGTAATCTTTTTGGTGGCAAGACGATAGCGCTAAATACAAGAAAGATTCTTCCGGAATGATATGACATTTTTTAAAGCTAATTGAGTTGTGGCGTATTCGGCAGCCTCGCCAAATACGCTTTGGCCGCCGGGTGATCCGGCGCGAGCTGCAACGCCTTTTGCCAGGCGTGGCGCGCCGCCGCAAAGTTTTTGGAAATGGCGTATACGACGCCGAGATTCATCCAAATGTCCACCAGCGAGGGATCGTGCCGCAGAATCATTTGATATTGGTTGATGGCCGCCGTGGTGTCGCCTTTGATCAAATATAAATTGGCAATATTGTTTTGAATGTCCATGTTGCTGGGCGCGAGATACGCGGCGACTTTGTAGGCGTGCATGGCGTCGTTGTAGCGACCGACGCGGCGCAGCGCAAACGCCAGCGTGGCATGCGCCATCGGATCGTTCGGCAGCGAGCGAATGGTATTTTGCAAGTGCTCGATTTTGGCGTCTTCGGCGCGCACCCGCTCGGCTTCGTCGAGATACTTTTTTGCCTCCTCCTGGCGGCCAAGATTCGCCAACGCCTGGCCATAGTTATATTGCGCGCCGCGATACCATGGCATCTTGTCGACGACTTCGCGCAAAAGCGCCAGCGCCTCTTCGTATTTCCGGCTTCTCACCAAAAGCTCGCCGACGAGATAGCGATATTCCAAATTATCCTTTTCGATTTGCGAGGCTTTTCGCGCATGCCACAACGCCTTGTCAATTTCGCCTTCGTCTTCGAGCAGCAAGGCCAGACTGAAATGCGCCGGCGCGTAGAGGCTGTCGCGGGCAATCGCGTTTTGAAAGGCGTATGCCGCGCTGTCGACTTTTCCCAGCTCGACGTAAGCGCGGCCCATGCCGCGCCACGGAATCGCCGCCGGATTGATCGCCAATTCTTTTTGATAATAGCCGATGGCCCGGCGATACTCCTGCTGGCGATAGGCGTTGTTGCCGAGATTGTTCCAGACGCCGCGATAACTTGGCTCCAATTTAAGAACTTGGCGGTAAGCCGCTTCAGCTTTTTGCCACTGGCCCAGTTCCGAATAAATGCGCGCGTACAGGAAGTAAACGTTTGAGCTTTGAGGCGTGAGCTTTTTCGCGCTGTCGGCCAGCATCAGGGCAAAATCAAATTCATTTTGACGCAGCGCCGTCTCGCCCTGGTGCAACAAAAATTCGCTGCGGGCGATCAGCTCGGGAGATTCGTCGGTTTTAGAGCTGCAACTTATACTGAGAAAGACGGCAAGATGAATAACAAGCAATAACGGCTTGATCATCGCGCTGCTTTGACCACAAGCACCCCCTGGCCTGCGGCAGGGCAGATTTAACCACAAAGGCACAAAGGACACAAAGAAAGTTTTGATTTTTTCTTTGTGAGCTTTGTGCCCTTGTGGTGTAAAAATCTTCATGCGCATGATATTTTTTCAGGATAATAGTATAAAAATCTTTTAATCCGCATAAAGATTCCGGCGATCGGCCTTTGTCAGCTCCACCAAAAAACCGGCGATCTTTTGCGTGAGCGTTTCAAAATAAAGCCTGCCTTTTTCCGGCGTTGCGGCTTGGGGATTGCCGATGCCGGTGTCTTTCGTCACGCGCAGCCAATCGCGCTGCGTCCAGGCCCAGCCCTCGCGGAAGGCGCGCACGCTGAATTTTCTTGCGGCGCCGTCGCCGGCTTCGGAAAGCGGCAGAACCAATTCCGGCGCAAGATATTGCATCAAGCTCGTTTCCATTTCGCCGGCGTGATCGCCGGTGTCGCTGAAAAATTCCGCAAGATCGAGGCAGCGATACCAGTCCAGCGTGCAAATAAAGAGATCATGTTTCGGCAGCAACTGGCGGATCATTTGTTTGAAATCGTTGCCGCCATGCCCATTCAGCACGACGAGTTTCGGAATGCGTTGCCGCGCCAACGAGGTGGCGATATCATTGAGCACCGCGAGCTGTGTGCTCGGGTTCATGTTGAGCGTAAGCTTGATATCGAGCTGGCCGGTATTGACGCCGAACGGCACGGTTGGCAAAGCGATCACGCGGGCGCCCTGTTCCCACGCCAAACGCGTTGCCTCCACCGCAATGCGTTCGCTTTCGATATTATCCGTGGCGTAGGGCAGATGATAATTGTGGGCTTCCGTCGCGCCCCACGGCAAGACGGCGACTTCATAAGCGGTTTCTTTGACGGTTTTCCAGGTTGCTTCTGCCAAAACAAAAGGGCGGCCGGGCATGATGCAGGTCTCCTCATAAGCTAATCAAGACCGAAGAGCATGTCGCGCGTAAAGCGTCGAGCTTGATGGATGATACGAACAACCAAAACTTCATTGCCGAAAATGCGAAAAACGATGCGGCAGGAGTTGATCAACTTTTGCGACGAGATTGACGCGAACGAGGTACTTTGCGGGCACGGCCCATCTCCTGTAAAGCTTCGTCTAAATCTTGCACTCTTCCGGCAGCAATATCAGCTTCACCAACCGCAATTTGGCGGGCAAGATTTTCGGCGGCAAGGTCATTAAAAACTTTTTGACATCCCAAAGCAAAGCCATGGGTTTGCCATCTTTGGTAATCAAGAATGGTTGGCCGGAGCGTTTGGTCTCTGCAATAATTTTATTCGTTTTCGCTTGAAGGTCGGCAATCGTTATCGTGTTTCTTTGAAGAAACTCCAGCATGAGAAAAACCTCCTTGAGTTTTTGTCGATCGCCCGGAATCACATACCATCGCCAATATAAATAGGCCATATATGATAGTCAAGAGGTTTTCTGCCAAGACAAATGACACCCTGGAAAATAAAGGGGACTTTTAATTTCAACTGCGCTTCATAATAAAAAAACAACCGCCCGGATCGATGATGAAACGACGCGCCGCCGATGCAACTGGTGGCGCTGTCAAACCACAATCCGGACGGTTTCAC
The window above is part of the candidate division KSB1 bacterium genome. Proteins encoded here:
- a CDS encoding type II toxin-antitoxin system Phd/YefM family antitoxin, with amino-acid sequence MAYLYWRWYVIPGDRQKLKEVFLMLEFLQRNTITIADLQAKTNKIIAETKRSGQPFLITKDGKPMALLWDVKKFLMTLPPKILPAKLRLVKLILLPEECKI
- a CDS encoding tetratricopeptide repeat protein; this encodes MIKPLLLVIHLAVFLSISCSSKTDESPELIARSEFLLHQGETALRQNEFDFALMLADSAKKLTPQSSNVYFLYARIYSELGQWQKAEAAYRQVLKLEPSYRGVWNNLGNNAYRQQEYRRAIGYYQKELAINPAAIPWRGMGRAYVELGKVDSAAYAFQNAIARDSLYAPAHFSLALLLEDEGEIDKALWHARKASQIEKDNLEYRYLVGELLVRSRKYEEALALLREVVDKMPWYRGAQYNYGQALANLGRQEEAKKYLDEAERVRAEDAKIEHLQNTIRSLPNDPMAHATLAFALRRVGRYNDAMHAYKVAAYLAPSNMDIQNNIANLYLIKGDTTAAINQYQMILRHDPSLVDIWMNLGVVYAISKNFAAARHAWQKALQLAPDHPAAKAYLARLPNTPQLN
- a CDS encoding creatininase family protein → MPGRPFVLAEATWKTVKETAYEVAVLPWGATEAHNYHLPYATDNIESERIAVEATRLAWEQGARVIALPTVPFGVNTGQLDIKLTLNMNPSTQLAVLNDIATSLARQRIPKLVVLNGHGGNDFKQMIRQLLPKHDLFICTLDWYRCLDLAEFFSDTGDHAGEMETSLMQYLAPELVLPLSEAGDGAARKFSVRAFREGWAWTQRDWLRVTKDTGIGNPQAATPEKGRLYFETLTQKIAGFLVELTKADRRNLYAD